The DNA sequence AAGCCTTTCGACCATTTTTTCTCTTGAAATATCATGAAAAACTATCAAGTGCCCAAAATTTTCTTCCTCGTCTTTCAAAGATATTGTTGTAACCTCCATTGTAACTTCTTTTTTAGGCGAGAATTCTCCTCTGTCTATTTCTTTAACGCTACCATTTTTAAAAAATAATTCTAATGCACCTGCAAGGGGAACGTTCTTCTTTAATTCCTGAATGTTTTTCCCTTTTATCTCTTCCTTTTTTAAATCAAAATAATCTTCCGCAGCGGGATTTACTAATTCTAAATTATTATTTTTATCAACTATTATAAGACCATCAATAAAACTATTTATAACAGATATTGTTTTATCTCTTTCTCGCACCGCTTCTAACCTTGTCTCTTCGACATCTTCCAAAATATTCATTAATGCTCTTCTTGAATCGTCAGCCTCCTTAGCTTTTGCTTCTATCTCTTGAGTTCTTTTGGAAATCTTTTGTTCTAATTCTTCTTTTCCCTTAGCAAGATCCTTGATTTTAATTTCCAGCCTTTCTGTGGCTCTTTTTATAAAGGCGTCTAATTCCTGACTTGAAATTTCAAGTAAAGGCTTTCTATTTTTTGTAATTTCTTCTTGCATTTTTATTGTATTTCTTTTATTTTTTGAGAAATTTCTTCTGCCTCTGATTCATCTAAGAATAGAAGTAAACTGACTTTCATATTGTCAGCGAAGATATTTAATTTATCTTCTGTAAGCTCATCGGGATTAATTCCCATTCTTTGGCAATTTACTCTTATTGACGAAGAAGCAATAACTTCTCCAATCTTTGGATAAAGTATCTCTTGAACTTTTTTTAAAATTTCTTTTTCGGCCCCAAAGCCTTTTTTTGTGCTTGGATTTTTCATTTTTTATTTTGGTAAAACTTTAAATATTACAGAATTTTCTTTTTCTTTTTTCCATTTAATATTCCCTTCTCTATTCTCTATAGCTTCATAACAACCAAGAATTAAGCCGCCTATTATTATTTCATTAAAAGGATTATCTACGTGGACTACTAAATTATTGTTCTCTTTTTTTACAGCAACAAAATTACCCCACCCCTTAAGTCCGAATTCTTTAACGTTTAATGTTTCTCTGTAATCTTCAGTGTTATTATTGCTGGAGAAAATAAGATTTTCTTTTATGTACTTTTTTTCTGCATTTAATATTATATCTTTAATATCATCTCCTAATTCTTTTATAAGAAGATTAAAGATAGCCTCAATTGCATATCTTGTAAAAAGTAAATAATCTTTCTTTGTGTTTTTATGGATTATCTTTCCCCCTGACATGTCCCATTTATAACGATCGGAAAATTCTTTCGGTACTTTGCAGTTTGGACACAAATTATAATTAATATTACCTGGTAAAAATTCCGATTTCGAGGCGGGTGCTGGATTCTGAATATATTTTGCTAGCTCTGATTCTTTATCCTTTGGTTCTATTTTAGTCTCAAGAGTGCCGTCTTTTTTCTGAGAAGTAATTTTTACTGATTCTAATCTAAACATATATTGAACAATACCTCCTATTGCTCCTTCTATTAAAGCAATGGATGGGTAATTTCTGAACTTGAAAGACGCTTTTTTTTCTTTGTAATTTAATTTAACTTCGTCGCAAACACCCCACCCTATAGATGAAGTAAGTTTTTTATTTAAAGTATTTTTAAGCATGTTACCATTAACCAGTCTTAAACGAACTAAAAATCTCATAAAACGGCCTAAAAACTCCTCATCTACAACATTTATCGTAACAATTCTTTTAGCAAGAGTAATTAATTTATCTATAGGACGACCTAATTGCCTTTCTATCTCTTTAAAAATATTAAGTAATTCTTCTTTCCCAATAAAAACCAAAAAGAGCCCTCCTTTTTTACCCCATGTTCCATTTGGATACCAAACATACCCTCTTTTAGTTATAAATTCCATTTCGCAAAATTTACATTTTTCTTTGCTCATATTGTCTGATTATTTTTATAAATTATTTTTTTTGAACTTTGCAATTTCTTCTTTAAGCTCTATCATTTTTAATTCCCTCCCTACTGCTATTTTATGAAATGCTTCAAGTTCTTCTACTTTTTCTTGAAGCTCTCTTGTTTTTTTATCTACTTCTTCCTGAAGCTTTTCCTGAAAATTTACAGTTTCTGTAAGATCAACAATCGACAAAAAATAACCAATCACCTCACCTTCTTCGCTTTTTCTTGCCATAGCAGAAATGCTTACCGGAATTTCTTTTTTATCTTTCGTTAAAAAATTTATTCTTTTAACGGGAGCTGATTCTTCTTTTAATATTTTCTTTTTCAAATCTTCAATCTCGGTGTTTTCTTTAAATAAAATCTTAATGTCTTCTCCAACTATTTCCGTAGATTTATAACCAGAAAAATTAACAAGACAATCATCTACATCTAAAATATTGTGAACAGGATTAATATAGCAAATTGGCAAAGGCAAAAAACGCCAAAAATCTTGGATATAAGATTCGAGCTCTCTTAAATCTTGCTCTAAGGCATCTACTATTTCTTCTTCCGGACTTAATTTTTTATCTACTACCATATTACCATTGAACTAAATATTCATTAAAAGAATCACCTCTGAAAATACATTTTATTTCTTTACAAGTAACATCCCCCTTTAAAGCGAGTTCTCCTACTCCTTGAAAATAACCCTCAAGATACAAACAAACAAGGGGATGAATTTTAAAATTTTTTAACGCTAAAGATAATTTCTTACCCTCATTATCAAAATTAACAACTTCTAACTTCCCAATATTGTATTGCATTTTATAATAATCAGATATTCGTTCGACCAGCTTTTCAATAGAGGCAAAAAATCTAACAAAGAGCTTAATAATAAAAGAAAATTTTGCCGCCATTCTACCCATTTCTCTTATTTGTTTATCATTATATCCAAAAACATCCTTTATTAAAAGAAGAGAAATAGGCCTTAAACCCGCATCATACCATTCCATGGCTTTTGCGTTCCTATAATCTAAAGAATAATTACCTACTTCTTTTACTTTTTCTTCAAGTCTCAAAAGACCCTCTTCTCCTTCATTTTCAATAATGTATTTTGCGTCTGTTTGTAAAAAAACTCCTTTAATTTTGCCCTTTAATTTTAATAACTTTTCTAATTCTTCTTTTTTAATCATAAATTAACCCCATATTATCTTAAATTCTTCATAAGAATCTCCCCTAAAAAGACATTTTGTATGTTCTACCTTCACTTTCTTTTCTGCAATCATAATTTCGGCTATCTTTTGAAAATATGCTTGATGATAAATACAAATCAAAGGATGATATTTATGAAAATTTTTTATTCGAATTATTCCATATTTTTCTTTTTCATTGAAACCAACTGTCTCCATCTCTGAAAAATCAAAATGCTGACGCCAATATTTTGGCGCCATCTTAAAACTTTTTTCTATTTTAGCAAAATGCTGCATTAATAATTTGACTATAAAAGAATATTTAGGAGCTTCATGAGCCATTTTAAAAACATCCTGCTCCTCCCACTTAAACAGCTCGGCTGCGACAAGCACCACTAAACACGCTAAACCCTCTGAATACCATCTTATTTTGTCAACGTCTTTTTCTTTAATCGGATAACCTAATTCTTTTATCCTTTTCTCGACTTCTCCAACCCCTCCTTCCCCTTTTAAATCTTTAATATATTCAAAATGGCCTTTTAATATTGCTCCTTTTACATTCCCCTTAAGCTTCATCAACCTATCAACTTCTTCTTTGGTAAGTTTTATCATTTTAGGTCTTTATTTTTTTTAATTCTTTAATTTCTTTTTTCAACTCTAACATCCTTAATTCCCGCTTTATGGTTTGTTGATTAATTCCTTGAAGTTCCTTAAATTTCTCTTTTAACTCTCTTGCCTTTTTTTCAGCTTCTGAATCTAATTTTTTTGTAAGTTCCTCAAGTTCTTTTTTCCGAGCACGCACCCTGATTTCTAATCCATCCTTTATCTCTTGAGTCTCTTTTGCTCTCTCTTTTAAAAGATTATTTTTTTCTCTTATGCTCCCAGCAAAAAAATTCAACGTTATGGCCACAGATACGATCAGTCCAAAAAAAGCAGAAAGAGTAGCCAAAACATATTTAAAATTATTATAAAGATCAAAACTTGCAAACATTGAATGGTGGTTTAAAATCCCAAAATATTCAAGAATTACTAATCCATTCACCATTAATAATAAAAAAAATGTCAGAAAAAAGGCTTCTGTGCGAGGAAGAACAATATAGGCAAAGGCTAAAGCACCTACATATAAAAAAGGAATTATCCAACTTATCCCGCCTCCATAATGCATTAAAAACGCGATAAAAGAAAAGTCTAAAATAATATGCAAAAAATTTAATTCATATATTCTTTTTTCTTTTTTTTGTTTTCTTATAAGGAAATTTAGAATACCAATTATTATTAAATAACCAACAAAAATAAAAACAAATCTTAAAATAATGTCGGAGTTAAGCTTTAAAGTATTAGCTATTAAGGGGAAGATTATAATGCCCCCTCCCACAATCAAAAGTCTAAATCGTGATCCAATACGACTTTGACGAATTAAATCTTTTATTTCTTGCTCCTTAACTAACATATTAAAATTAAATTAAACTCTTTTTGTAGAATAAAGAGAAGTTTTAATCCTCTCTGCCTCTTTTTCTAATTCTACTAATTTTTCTTCTCTCCCTTTTGTGAGGTGGCTAAATTTTTCTAACTCTTTTATTCTTTTCTCAAGATTTGCCGTTCTTTCAGAAACCTTATTTTCTAATTCATTTGCGAAATCTCTTGTTTCCCTAGTTCTTGCGTTTACTTTAACTTCAAGAACCATTTTTTCTTCTTCTGTTTGATCCATAGCTAGTTCAATTTCTTTTTTCTTTTTTTTCAAAGCGCTTGAAAAAACACCCAAAACTCCCGCCAGGAACATTAAAAAAAAGTCTGTCATAAAAAGTGTTGATGCTACATATAAAATATCGTTATGAGGTTTCGTCCCAAATGAAGAAAAATGCGGTATTATGTTAAAAAATTCCAACATAACAAGTCCGTTAAAGAAAATAAAAACTGCAATTAACGTTAAATTTGTTGCTTTTTTACGCGGAAGCATAAAATGAGCAAAAATAATTGTTATTGAATAAAAAATACCTCCCCACCAAGAAATTCCTCCTATATAGTGAATACCTATAGTTAAAAAAAGACACTCAAGAACAAAATAAAGAAAGTTAGCATTTTCTATTGATTTTTGTTCCTTTATTTTCTTTAAGGCGATTTCAAAAGGAAAAGTAGTTAGAAGCCAAAAAATCAACCATACAATAAACGCCCAAGGAATATTTACTAAATTTGTTTTAATTAAAACAATGCCCAAAATTATAAAAGCGCCTATAATTAATCTTCTTATAAGCATAATAAAATTAGATTCTCTCTGAAGTTCTTCTTCTTTTGTCATTTTCTAAAAAAATAGTTCTTTTTAAAAAAGTTTACCAT is a window from the Candidatus Paceibacterota bacterium genome containing:
- a CDS encoding PAS domain-containing protein; this translates as MVVDKKLSPEEEIVDALEQDLRELESYIQDFWRFLPLPICYINPVHNILDVDDCLVNFSGYKSTEIVGEDIKILFKENTEIEDLKKKILKEESAPVKRINFLTKDKKEIPVSISAMARKSEEGEVIGYFLSIVDLTETVNFQEKLQEEVDKKTRELQEKVEELEAFHKIAVGRELKMIELKEEIAKFKKNNL